CAAACTAAATTAAGAAATGAGTCCCActagttttgtttttgtttttgttagaactgtaataattataaaattttatttttatatgtaaaattagtttaaaatatttgtgaattttatatattttattagtaAAAATAATTTTTACTGTATTCCTCTAGTgacaaatactttatatataaaaCTATAAAGATTACAGCAGCTTCTTTGCTTGTTcaccaaattttattttttatttttatcaaaaaGAGACAAGGTAGAAGATCCGGTAGATTGTTGAAGAAATCTGTGGGATCCTACTTTCCAAACTGTCAATATTTGGGGAAGGATTTGGTATCTTTTATGATTCTGATGGCTCTTCATTTTATTTATAAGCTCTGTTTTCACCCCTCTTTTCTATTCATTCATCTTCTcaattctctctctctttcttttctctctctaagATTAAGATTATTATCATCATGGGTTTGGCTGCTAAGTCAGATCACTTTCATGTGTTGGCTGTGGATGACAGCATCATAGACAGAAAATTGATTGAAGCTCTTCTCAAGACTTCTTCCTACCAAGGTAAGCAAACACAGATTAACTTTTAATCTCAAAAGAAATGTGTTTTGTTAATTTTGATTTGAGGTAATTAATACTGTTGTTGTTATTATTTGCAGTTACTGCAGTAGATTCTGGAAGTAAAGCATTAGAGTTTCTGGgtctcaataataataataataatgaagaagaagaagaagagagtggaGCAACAACTTTTTCACCTTTTTCTTCAGCTCATCATCATTCTCATCATGATGATCAGGACATTATGGAAGTCAATTTGATCATTACAGATTACTTTATGCCTGGAATGACTGGCTATGATCTCCTCAAGAAAGTTAAGGTAAGATAACCTAATATACATATGTATGTATTTATGTAGTTTTATATATTTGAAGTGAATTGAGTTTGATTAGAGATATTGTTTATATGGTTTGGCAGGAATCAAAATCTCTTAAAGATATACCAGTTGTCATCATGTCCTCTGAGAATGAACCATCCAGAATCAGCAGGTAATTcaaacatcatatatatatatatataatcaaattttgtttcaataataatttaataagaaAATTGATTTGTGATCAGGTGCTTGGAAGATGGAGCTGAGGAATTCTTCTTGAAACCAGTTCagttgtcagatgtgaagaagcTAAGACCCCATTTGTTAAAGGGAATAAGATCTGATATTGACAATCAAACCAAGATTATGGAACAAAACCAATCAGCTGCTGACTTGGAATTTGAGTCTCtataaaaatcaaattaattccATATACATGTTCTTGATTTCGCCCTCTATTCTCTATTCTATAGGCATCTTAATTCATAGGTATTTAGATCAGATTTAGTGGAGAGAACATTATTGATCTATGTTAGTGTTACATTATTCAAATATCAACAacattttttacaatttttttttattttattttttaaaaaatgtaaataTAGTCATTCAATTTTGCTTCCATTGATTTGATTAATTGAACAGGAAGATAAGATTTGAATTGTTCCAAGTCAAAGATCTTATGAAAGAGGAGTGCATGATTTCATTTCAATCAAATTGATTggaaatattcaaataataaataaatagtgattggaaaataataaaattattgacCAGCTTGACCAGCTTTTGTATGGCTGGCCGAGG
This genomic interval from Humulus lupulus chromosome 8, drHumLupu1.1, whole genome shotgun sequence contains the following:
- the LOC133798700 gene encoding two-component response regulator ORR4-like; the protein is MGLAAKSDHFHVLAVDDSIIDRKLIEALLKTSSYQVTAVDSGSKALEFLGLNNNNNNEEEEEESGATTFSPFSSAHHHSHHDDQDIMEVNLIITDYFMPGMTGYDLLKKVKESKSLKDIPVVIMSSENEPSRISRCLEDGAEEFFLKPVQLSDVKKLRPHLLKGIRSDIDNQTKIMEQNQSAADLEFESL